GAAGAATAGTAAGTTTTTGCGATTTAAAGAAGACTGTCGAAGGTCATTTGATTGGAGCAAAATAAGatgatatatttctatattttcagGCGTAGTTTAGTCGTCGGTCAACGTCCACAGAAAAGATTATTTACCCCTGAAATTAAAAGATACCTCAAAGATTGGTTGGTTCGACGAAGAGACAACCCGTACCCTAACCGGGaggaaaagaaatatttatcccgTGAAACAGGACTCACATACATTCAAGTAAGTGTAACGTCTCcgtaaacaaaataagtattttcaaGCCACATTACTTCCCATTATTTACATGTAATAAGATATCACGCTTGTACCTACCAGCAACCTAATTGGAACTCTGCCAGATATTGCTATTTGTACATAAATAGGCACCATATTTGTTGCGGCTTTGTTAACATCAGTTTTATTCAGTTCATTATTTaagtcaattataatattataattgccatTTTCAATGCAAATGAAATCTTGCTCAATACATTTTAGTCTTGAAATGttgtcttaaaattataattgaaatgacCGAAACTTAAATATCTTCACAGGCGACAGGCAAAATGAAAGGTGAAAATACAACACaacaaaaattatttccatTTGAATTCTGATAAATTTGACGATGCAAATAGGATCCTGGTTATATTTAAAgttcattaaaattgatttttatattattgcagATATGCAATTGGTTTGCTAATTggagaagaaaattaaaaaacgtcAACGCGGACAGGCATCAGTTAACATGGGGACATCTCATTCGCACTTACAACGATCGCGCACAAGGTAATGTTGAACAATTCAGCATCTGTTCCGACGACAGCATATGGAGCGAACCCGAACCGGACAGTCGTGAACATGACCATACTGAAATAGATGAAGACTTCATAGACAGCCCCGAAACAATTAGAGACCACAATGATCCTGACACTTCGGCgctaaaagaaaaatgtaacaacatCAACAATAACTATTCGTA
This DNA window, taken from Manduca sexta isolate Smith_Timp_Sample1 chromosome 23, JHU_Msex_v1.0, whole genome shotgun sequence, encodes the following:
- the LOC119188504 gene encoding iroquois-class homeodomain protein irx-2-like; amino-acid sequence: MTLIQSTCDPKVEMMDSTTVKEDSGKPSRPVRNRRYTRRSLVVGQRPQKRLFTPEIKRYLKDWLVRRRDNPYPNREEKKYLSRETGLTYIQICNWFANWRRKLKNVNADRHQLTWGHLIRTYNDRAQGNVEQFSICSDDSIWSEPEPDSREHDHTEIDEDFIDSPETIRDHNDPDTSALKEKCNNINNNYSYDLQHSDENTHLETKNLTSPMLLSKWLESAARFQPSESNYAWWANGKRRKPEAKIQRITINTITRHDRDEVEAAVALTALATSANRVATP